The Candidatus Paracaedibacteraceae bacterium genome has a segment encoding these proteins:
- the rplT gene encoding 50S ribosomal protein L20 → MARVKRGVTTHARHKKIIKMAKGYRGRSGTCFRPAIQRVEKGLQYAYRDRRAKKRTFRALWIQRINAGVREYGLNYSTFMGGLIKAGIDMDRKVLAGLAMSNPETFKSIVEKVQKTLAK, encoded by the coding sequence ATGGCACGCGTAAAAAGAGGTGTGACAACACACGCTCGTCACAAAAAAATCATTAAGATGGCTAAGGGTTATCGCGGCAGAAGCGGTACCTGTTTCCGTCCGGCAATTCAACGTGTTGAAAAAGGTTTGCAATATGCATACCGCGACCGTCGCGCCAAAAAGCGTACATTCCGCGCCCTTTGGATCCAACGTATCAATGCTGGCGTCCGGGAATATGGCTTGAACTATTCAACCTTTATGGGGGGATTGATCAAGGCCGGCATCGACATGGATCGTAAGGTTTTGGCAGGTTTGGCTATGTCCAACCCGGAAACATTCAAGTCTATCGTTGAAAAAGTCCAAAAGACTTTGGCAAAATAA
- a CDS encoding NAD(P)(+) transhydrogenase (Re/Si-specific) subunit beta — translation MSASFSSFLYLVSAVCFILALKGLSSAKTSRAGNMYGMVGMAVAILTTILSPSVASYSYILLGLVVGGGVGFVIAKKIQMTALPQLVAGFHSFVGLAAVFVAASALLAPASFGIGVEGAIHTSSLIEMGLGSAIGAITFSGSLVAFGKLQGLIGGKPLSFKGQHQLNAILGGLILLLIAGFVGSQSHFMFWALTLVALALGFLLILPIGGADMPVVVSMLNSYSGWAAAGIGFTLNNHLLIITGALVGASGAILSYIMCKGMNRSIVSVILGGFGAEAAVASGLSSSQEDRPVKVSGSEDAAFMLSNARSVVIVPGYGMAVAQAQHALREMADMLKKAGVKVRYAIHPVAGRMPGHMNVLLAEANVPYDDVLELEDINSDFGTTDVAFVIGANDITNPAAKTDKSSPIYGMPILDVEKAKTVLFVKRSLASGYAGVDNDLFYRDNTFMVLGDAKKVCEEIVKSMD, via the coding sequence ATGAGTGCAAGTTTTTCTTCATTTTTGTATTTAGTTTCTGCCGTTTGTTTTATTTTGGCATTGAAAGGATTGTCGTCGGCAAAAACTTCTCGTGCTGGTAATATGTACGGTATGGTGGGTATGGCAGTTGCCATTCTTACAACAATTTTGTCCCCGTCCGTAGCTAGCTATAGCTATATCTTGCTTGGCCTTGTTGTTGGTGGTGGTGTTGGATTTGTTATTGCTAAGAAAATCCAAATGACCGCGCTGCCGCAGTTAGTTGCAGGATTTCATAGCTTTGTTGGTTTGGCGGCTGTTTTTGTTGCGGCCTCAGCCCTCTTAGCCCCAGCGTCATTCGGTATCGGTGTTGAAGGGGCGATTCACACGTCAAGCCTGATTGAAATGGGCTTAGGATCAGCCATTGGTGCGATTACGTTTTCAGGTTCTCTTGTTGCCTTTGGTAAATTGCAAGGATTAATTGGTGGTAAACCTTTGTCATTTAAGGGGCAACACCAACTTAATGCGATTCTGGGTGGTTTAATTCTTTTGTTAATTGCAGGATTTGTTGGCAGTCAATCCCACTTTATGTTCTGGGCGTTGACACTGGTTGCTTTGGCTTTGGGCTTTTTGTTGATTCTGCCAATTGGTGGGGCTGATATGCCTGTTGTTGTGTCCATGTTGAACTCTTATTCAGGGTGGGCAGCAGCCGGTATTGGTTTTACCCTGAATAACCATTTGTTGATTATTACAGGAGCCTTAGTCGGTGCATCGGGTGCGATCCTCAGCTACATCATGTGTAAGGGAATGAATCGCTCGATCGTTAGTGTTATCTTAGGCGGTTTTGGCGCTGAAGCAGCAGTTGCTAGCGGATTGTCCTCATCTCAGGAAGATCGTCCTGTTAAGGTGAGCGGATCTGAAGATGCAGCCTTTATGTTATCTAATGCACGCTCTGTTGTCATTGTTCCTGGGTACGGTATGGCTGTTGCGCAAGCTCAACATGCGTTGCGTGAAATGGCTGATATGCTAAAGAAAGCTGGTGTTAAAGTCAGATATGCAATTCACCCTGTTGCAGGACGTATGCCGGGGCACATGAATGTTCTATTAGCTGAGGCTAATGTTCCTTATGATGATGTGTTGGAACTAGAAGACATTAATTCTGATTTTGGTACAACAGACGTGGCTTTTGTTATTGGTGCGAATGACATCACCAATCCTGCGGCCAAAACGGATAAATCATCACCAATTTATGGAATGCCGATCTTGGATGTCGAAAAGGCAAAGACAGTCTTATTCGTTAAGCGTTCTTTGGCCTCTGGTTATGCAGGTGTCGATAATGACTTGTTCTATCGTGATAATACCTTTATGGTGTTGGGCGATGCGAAAAAAGTCTGTGAAGAAATTGTAAAATCAATGGATTAA
- a CDS encoding PAS domain S-box protein — protein MNEVNFLLKTFPRNHDLSKKNTFKLIIERLPVPIIIFDRNLRFIAASDRFFDESPLEKRNVHPDDHWYSLIPDMPIKWKKIHQRCLHGEELKSDEDLFYRKDGSIECWKWEIRPWYLSSGEIGGIILYVENITARKTAEIQLQESISSLEKSNDSLSKFANICAHDLNQSLRTISLYAQMAQTKSAERSQESLNEYTAAIINAIDQMKKIVENTLVFSRSIGKNIIMTNFCMEDAVRKSVMLLTNEILKKEASVNYDALPYVRANKDLIIQLMQNLISNSLKYTKSSPVINIKAVDKGNVFLFSVEDNGIGIESKYLRKIFSENVRVNYADQKGSGLGLSHCKKIIKSHGGRIWASSCLEKGTTIFFTLPQPVDSSKKEDVVDSLILAPVGDSKKEDVADSPSLVPIDDSGKEGVEDTLSPA, from the coding sequence ATGAATGAAGTTAATTTCTTATTAAAAACGTTCCCCCGTAATCATGACCTATCAAAAAAGAATACCTTTAAGTTGATCATAGAACGTTTGCCTGTTCCTATAATCATTTTTGACCGAAACTTAAGATTTATAGCTGCAAGCGATCGGTTCTTTGATGAATCACCTTTAGAAAAGAGGAACGTTCATCCGGATGACCACTGGTACAGTCTTATTCCTGATATGCCTATAAAATGGAAAAAGATTCACCAGCGATGTTTACATGGTGAGGAATTGAAAAGCGATGAAGACCTCTTTTATAGAAAAGACGGGAGTATTGAGTGTTGGAAATGGGAAATTAGGCCTTGGTATTTATCCAGCGGAGAAATTGGCGGAATTATTCTATACGTGGAAAATATTACGGCTAGGAAGACGGCTGAAATACAGTTGCAAGAGAGTATCTCTTCTTTAGAGAAGTCTAACGATAGTTTATCAAAATTTGCTAATATCTGCGCTCATGATTTAAACCAGTCGCTTCGGACGATATCGTTGTATGCACAAATGGCTCAGACAAAATCTGCTGAGAGATCTCAGGAAAGTTTAAATGAGTATACAGCTGCTATTATTAATGCCATTGACCAAATGAAAAAGATAGTTGAAAATACTTTGGTCTTTTCTCGATCGATAGGCAAAAATATTATCATGACTAATTTTTGCATGGAGGATGCTGTTCGAAAATCAGTTATGTTGCTGACAAATGAAATTTTAAAAAAAGAAGCATCCGTAAATTATGATGCCTTACCTTATGTTAGGGCTAATAAGGATCTTATAATCCAGTTAATGCAAAATCTAATCTCTAACTCCCTAAAATATACGAAAAGCTCTCCTGTTATTAATATAAAAGCCGTTGACAAGGGAAATGTATTCTTATTCTCAGTAGAAGATAATGGTATAGGAATCGAAAGTAAGTATTTGCGAAAGATTTTTTCTGAGAATGTTCGGGTAAACTATGCAGATCAAAAAGGCAGTGGTTTAGGTTTATCTCATTGTAAAAAAATCATCAAATCTCATGGTGGGCGGATCTGGGCAAGCTCGTGTCTTGAAAAAGGGACGACTATATTTTTTACTCTTCCTCAGCCGGTAGATAGCAGTAAAAAAGAGGACGTCGTAGATAGTTTGATTCTGGCGCCAGTGGGCGACAGTAAGAAAGAGGATGTCGCAGATAGTCCGAGTCTCGTGCCAATAGATGACAGTGGAAAAGAGGGCGTTGAAGACACTCTGAGTCCAGCGTGA
- the rpmI gene encoding 50S ribosomal protein L35: MPKMKTKSSAKKRFKLTASGKVKMGQAGKRHGMRKRSNKFIRNARGTAIMSESFAKKVRTFYFHV, from the coding sequence ATGCCCAAGATGAAAACAAAGAGCAGCGCAAAAAAGCGTTTCAAGCTCACAGCTTCCGGCAAGGTTAAAATGGGCCAAGCTGGTAAGCGTCACGGTATGCGCAAGCGTTCCAATAAGTTCATTCGCAACGCCCGCGGGACAGCGATCATGAGCGAAAGCTTCGCCAAAAAAGTTCGTACCTTTTATTTTCATGTATAA